The Helianthus annuus cultivar XRQ/B chromosome 16, HanXRQr2.0-SUNRISE, whole genome shotgun sequence genome includes a window with the following:
- the LOC110907650 gene encoding uncharacterized protein LOC110907650 produces the protein MSKIKAVLTPKKSTKKPPVVQQNTRGRPTTKQVQQRLDEASRIDEELRRSSFGDANTYFEGFRQSKYDKPRHSSYVPSQASQQSVIRSQKPKASLIRSKSSKKKETRDAHGFPLIIGDEYVGIIKQFKYAIPPVFHPYVSCIRDVMPDGHCGFRSVAVGLGMDQSSWGLIRRDLVQEMDQNESIWFPIFEAWDEGYFYTHRQGLIWDSVSGCGEDHWMDFPLVGLLIAQTYGIGVHLLTTTMGASSTFFPILSPPANQQPLFITFTHVNENHFIHVKLEGDYPMPPAHGLWLTHRRPHTEQWEDMYLPRLEWYTSIMNPPPRSNPSLNYIDSDTEE, from the coding sequence ATGTCAAAGATTAAAGCGGTGTTGACTCCAAAGAAATCTACCAAGAAACCACCGGTTGTCCAACAAAATACTCGTGGCCGACCAACAACAAAGCAGGTACAACAAAGGTTGGACGAGGCCTCTCGTATAGATGAAGAATTGAGGAGAAGCTCCTTCGGTGATGCAAACACGTACTTTGAAGGTTTCCGACAAAGTAAGTACGATAAACCTCGCCACAGCTCGTACGTTCCGTCACAGGCCTCTCAACAGTCGGttataaggtcccaaaaacccaaaGCGAGCCTAATCCGTTCAAAGAgttctaagaagaaagagacacgAGATGCTCACGGTTTTCCTTTAATCATTGGGGACGAGTACGTGGGAATCATCAAACAGTTTAAGTATGCCATTCCGCCAGTGTTCCATCCGTACGTCTCGTGCATACGAGATGTGATGCCGgacggtcattgtgggtttcgGTCTGTGGCTGTGGGCTTAGGTATGGATCAGAGTTCATGGGGGCTCATTCGAAGGGACCTTGTCCAAGAAATGGATCAGAACGAATCGATCTGGTTCCCAATATTTGAAGCATGGGATGAAGGTTATTTTTACACGCATCGTCAGGGCCTAATTTGGGATTCAGTGTCCGGTTGTGGGGAGGATCACTGGATGGACTTCCCCTTAGTAGGACTTCTTATTGCACAAACGTACGGTATCGGGGTGCACCTGTTAACGACAACCATGGGTGCGAGTTCCACTTTCTTCCCGATACTAAGTCCTCCAGCTAATCAACAACCATTATTCATAACGTTTACACATGTTAACGAGAACCACTTCATACATGTTAAGCTGGAAGGGGATTATCCAATGCCACCAGCACACGGGCTATGGTTGACCCACCGAAGACCCCATACGGAACAATGGGAAGATATGTACTTGCCACGTCTAGAATGGTATACATCGATAATGAATCCTCCGCCAAGATCAAACCCCAGTCTTAATTACATCGATAGTGATACGgaagaatga